GTGTGCCGGTTGCCAGCACGTGCCCCTCCATCGCCTCGAGGACCGCGTCGAGGTCGGCGTCCTCGCCGACGTCCAGCGTCGCGACGTCGAGCGCGTACACCGTGATCTCGTACGTGTGCACTCCGCTGCCCGCCGGGGGCTGCGGGCCGCCCCAGCCGAGTTCGCCGAACCCGTTCTTGAGTTCTCGCGCCGTGTCGGGCATCGAGTTGAGCGAGGCGCCATCGGGCAGCGTCGTCATACCCGGAGGGATGTCGACCACCAGCCAGTGGACCCAGTTGCGCGCAATCGGCGCCCGATCGACGCACACGAGCACGTACGAGAGCGTCTGCGAGGGGCGGTCCTCCCACGCGAGCGCCGGCGATCGGTTGCCTTGGGTCTTCGCGCTCGTCGCGGGAAGAGTGGCGCCCTCGGCGAACTGGGTGGAGGTCAGGCGCATCGG
The genomic region above belongs to Actinomycetota bacterium and contains:
- a CDS encoding YbhB/YbcL family Raf kinase inhibitor-like protein encodes the protein MTLERASGLAAVLMLATAFLAGCACSSPSAEPAKGNAPMRLTSTQFAEGATLPATSAKTQGNRSPALAWEDRPSQTLSYVLVCVDRAPIARNWVHWLVVDIPPGMTTLPDGASLNSMPDTARELKNGFGELGWGGPQPPAGSGVHTYEITVYALDVATLDVGEDADLDAVLEAMEGHVLATGT